One Setaria italica strain Yugu1 chromosome I, Setaria_italica_v2.0, whole genome shotgun sequence DNA window includes the following coding sequences:
- the LOC101764928 gene encoding probable LRR receptor-like serine/threonine-protein kinase At1g05700, with product MKLCVAVLLFCILKHTSGQPDSRGFISIDCGIRENSSYQDLASSIVYVSDHDFISSGQNRNISSNYIKPSLAWRNYNVRFFPDGTRNCYTLRSLVAGNKYFVRATFYYGNYDGLNKLPVFDLYLGTNYWHEVQFSGPTSVNWMDIIVAAPADYLQVCLVNKGMGTPFISGLDLRPLKSTLYPESNSSQSLVLINSNRFNMGPTDNSIVRYPLDPHDRLWSTYDTIPSWKETSATSVVQNYLTDAYDVPSAVMQNAATPVNGSRIDFSWDPSDPSVNISSRYFFVFYFAELQSVASNTLRQFDIIVNNSTWNTKPYTPPFLFADSISGIVQGQETYNISLVATKNATLPPILNAMEMYLMKPITETATNPGDARAMMAIQETFGVSKNWMGDPCAPKAFAWEGLNCTYPRAGLSRITALNLSSNGLAGSITTYFGDLKALQYLDLSHNNLYGSIPDVLGQLPLLVFLDLSSNDLSGPIPYSLLKKSQNGTLSIRLGNNANLCGNGTTCGSGRKKINGAILTAIIIPTVAVIALFVISIFLLCRILKEKAKRRASSPKDETALLENREFSYRELKHITNNFRQEIGKGGFGAVFLGYLENGNPVAVKVRSESSSQGGKEFLAEAQHLTRIHHKNLVSLIGYCKDKNHLALVYEYMPEGNLQDHLRDTSTSKSLTWEQRLQIALDAAQGLEYLHVGCKPALIHRDVKSRNILLTTDLGAKIADFGLTKAFSDSKTHITTQPAGTMGYLDPEYYRSYHISEKSDVYSFGVVLLELITGHSPVVPINDSVSIHIGEWVHQNLDQGSIESIIDSSMGGDYDINSIWKVADLALHCKQEVFRERPTMTDVVVRIKEIMELEARRDREMNPALAGGDQSYAGETSVSEVEGSVGISEASPGPAMR from the exons ATGAAGCTATGTGTTGCAGTTCTCCTATTCTGCATCTTGAAGCATACCAGTGGCCAGCCTGATAGCCGAG GTTTCATAAGCATTGATTGTGGCATCCGGGAGAACTCTTCGTACCAAGATCTCGCTTCAAGCATAGTATATGTCTCAGACCATGATTTTATCAGCTCAGGACAAAACCGCAACATCTCTTCAAACTACATCAAACCATCGCTAGCATGGCGCAATTATAATGTCCGCTTCTTTCCAGATGGCACGAGGAATTGCTACACCTTGAGATCCTTGGTTGCAGGAAACAAGTACTTTGTTCGTGCAACCTTCTACTATGGAAACTACGATGGCCTGAACAAGCTTCCTGTATTTGATCTGTACCTGGGGACAAATTATTGGCATGAAGTTCAGTTCAGTGGTCCAACTTCAGTTAATTGGATGGACATCATAGTTGCAGCTCCTGCTGATTACCTGCAAGTTTGTTTGGTGAACAAAGGGATGGGAACTCCATTTATATCTGGGCTGGATTTGAGGCCATTGAAGAGTACTCTTTATCCAGAGTCAAATTCTAGTCAATCTCTTGTGCTGATCAATTCTAATCGGTTTAACATGGGGCCCACAGACAATTCCATAGTCCG GTACCCGTTGGATCCCCACGATCGCCTCTGGTCCACATATGACACAATCCCAAGCTGGAAAGAGACATCCGCAACATCTGTTGTTCAGAATTACCTAACTGATGCCTACGATGTGCCATCAGCTGTCATGCAAAATGCCGCAACACCTGTCAATGGCTCAAGAATTGATTTCTCATGGGATCCATCTGATCCCTCAGTCAATATCAGCTCCAGATACTTCTTTGTTTTCTACTTTGCTGAGTTGCAGAGTGTAGCAAGCAATACACTGCGACAGTTTGATATCATTGTCAATAACAGCACATGGAACACAAAACCTTACACTCCACCTTTCCTCTTTGCCGATTCCATTTCTGGCATTGTTCAGGGGCAGGAAACGTATAACATCTCACTTGTTGCTACAAAAAATGCAACGCTCCCACCTATTCTCAATGCCATGGAGATGTATTTGATGAAACCAATAACTGAGACTGCAACCAATCCTGGAGATG CTAGAGCCATGATGGCAATACAAGAAACTTTTGGTGTGAGCAAAAACTGGATGGGTGACCCATGTGCTCCAAAAGCTTTTGCATGGGAAGGATTGAACTGTACCTATCCTCGAGCTGGTCTCTCAAGAATAACAGCATT AAACTTGTCTTCGAATGGGTTGGCTGGCTCCATTACTACTTATTTTGGAGATCTAAAAGCACTCCAGTACCT GGATTTGTCACACAACAACTTATATGGCTCCATTCCAGATGTTCTTGGGCAGCTCCCATTACTAGTTTTTCT GGATCTCTCCAGCAATGATCTTAGTGGACCAATTCCTTACAGTCTTCTTAAAAAATCGCAAAATGGGACTCTATCAATAag GCTCGGTAATAATGCAAACTTATGTGGGAATGGTACCACCTGTGGATCAGGTCGAAAGAAAATTAATGGGGCAATTCTTACTGCCATAATCATTCCAACAGTTGCCGTTATTGCCTTATTTGTTATCTCAATTTTTCTGCTGTGCCGAATACTCAAGGAAAAAG CTAAGAGAAGGGCTAGTAGTCCCAAAGATGAAACAGCATTACTTGAAAACCGTGAATTCTCTTACAGAGAACTAAAGCATATTACGAATAATTTTAGACAAGAGATCGGCAAAGGTGGGTTTGGAGCTGTCTTCCTTGGTTACTTGGAGAATGGAAACCCAGTTGCTGTGAAAGTGCGCTCAGAGTCATCTTCACAAGGGGGTAAAGAGTTTCTGGCTGAG GCTCAGCATTTGACAAGGATACATCATAAGAACTTGGTGTCCTTGATTGGCTATTGCAAGGACAAAAATCATTTGGCCCTTGTCTACGAGTACATGCCTGAAGGGAACCTGCAGGATCATCTGAGAG ACACTTCTACTAGTAAATCACTCACTTGGGAGCAACGTCTTCAAATCGCCCTTGATGCTGCTCAAG GTCTGGAGTACCTGCACGTTGGATGTAAGCCAGCATTGATCCACAGAGATGTGAAGAGTAGGAACATCCTCTTGACCACAGACCTTGGTGCTAAAATTGCTGATTTTGGTCTGACCAAGGCTTTCAGTGACTCAAAAACACATATCACTACTCAACCAGCTGGTACAATGGGCTACTTAGATCCTGA GTATTACCGAAGTTACCACATCAGCGAGAAGAGTGACGTCTACAGCTTTGGTGTTGTTCTCCTGGAGCTCATCACCGGCCATTCCCCCGTCGTGCCAATAAACGACAGCGTGAGCATCCACATTGGCGAGTGGGTGCACCAAAACCTGGATCAAGGCAGCATCGAGAGCATCATAGACTCATCGATGGGAGGCGATTACGACATCAACTCCATCTGGAAAGTTGCCGACCTGGCACTGCATTGCAAGCAAGAAGTGTTCAGGGAGCGGCCTACGATGACAGACGTTGTGGTGCGGATCAAGGAGATCATGGAGCTCGAGGCCCGCCGTGATCGAGAGATGAACCCAGCGTTGGCTGGGGGTGATCAGAGCTATGCCGGCGAGACAAGTGTGTCTGAGGTAGAAGGAAGCGTTGGGATATCAGAGGCTTCGCCTGGTCCGGCTATGAGATAG
- the LOC101764514 gene encoding putative leucine-rich repeat receptor-like protein kinase At2g19210, producing MEPFVKTILEGFIRIDCGIPENSSYQDLTSSIIYVSDHGFISSGENHNISADYIKPSLAQRYYNVRFFPDGTRNCYTLRSLVAGNKYFVRAAFYYGNYDGLNMLPVFDLYLGTNRWHEVQFSDAGATNWMDIIVVAPADYLQVCLVNKGMETPFISGMDLRPLKSNLYPEANSSQPLVLINSNRFNIGLTDDSIVRYPLDPHDRIWSTFDTIPSWKETSATYAVRNYLTDAYDVPSAIMQNAATPANGSRIDFSWNPSDPSVNISSRYFFVFYFSELLSVASNELRQFDIIVDNRWNTKPYTPPYQFAESFSGTVQGQAGHSVSLVATKNAKLPPILNAMVKPISETATNPGDARTMMAIQETFGVSKNWIGDPCAPKAFAWEGLNCTYPPVGLPRITAFNLSSSGLAGSIASYLGDLKALQSL from the exons ATGGAACCATTTGTCAAAACCATACTTGAAG GTTTCATAAGGATTGATTGTGGCATCCCGGAAAACTCTTCGTATCAAGATCTCACTTCAAGCATAATATATGTCTCAGACCATGGTTTCATCAGCTCAGGAGAAAACCACAACATCTCTGCAGATTACATCAAGCCATCACTAGCACAGCGATATTACAATGTCCGCTTCTTTCCAGATGGCACACGGAATTGCTACACGTTGAGATCCTTGGTTGCCGGAAACAAGTACTTTGTTCGCGCAGCCTTCTACTATGGGAATTACGATGGCCTGAACATGCTTCCTGTTTTCGATTTGTACCTGGGGACAAATCGTTGGCATGAAGTTCAGTTCAGTGATGCAGGTGCAACTAATTGGATGGACATCATAGTTGTGGCTCCTGCTGATTACCTTCAAGTTTGTTTGGTCAACAAAGGGATGGAAACTCCATTCATCTCAGGGATGGATTTGAGGCCACTGAAGAGTAATCTTTATCCAGAGGCAAATTCTAGTCAACCTCTTGTGCTGATCAATTCCAATCGATTCAACATAGGGCTCACAGATGATTCCATAGTTCG GTACCCATTGGATCCCCATGATCGTATCTGGTCAACATTTGACACGATCCCAAGCTGGAAAGAGACATCTGCAACATATGCCGTTCGGAATTACCTAACTGATGCCTACGATGTGCCATCGGCCATCATGCAAAATGCCGCAACACCTGCCAATGGCTCAAGAATTGATTTCTCTTGGAATCCATCTGATCCCTCTGTGAATATCAGCTCCAGATACTTCTTTGTTTTCTACTTTTCTGAATTGCTGAGTGTAGCAAGCAATGAACTGCGACAGTTTGATATAATTGTCGATAACAGATGGAACACAAAACCTTACACTCCACCATACCAATTTGCCGAGTCCTTTTCTGGCACTGTGCAGGGGCAGGCAGGGCATAGCGTATCACTTGTTGCTACGAAAAACGCGAAACTCCCACCTATTCTCAATGCCATGGTGAAACCCATAAGTGAGACTGCAACCAATCCTGGAGATG CTAGAACCATGATGGCAATCCAAGAAACTTTTGGTGTGAGCAAAAACTGGATCGGTGACCCATGTGCTCCAAAAGCTTTTGCATGGGAAGGATTGAACTGTACCTATCCTCCAGTTGGTCTCCCAAGAATAACAGCATT CAACTTGTCTTCGAGTGGGTTGGCCGGTTCAATTGCTTCTTATTTAGGAGATCTGAAAGCGCTCCAGTCCCTGTAG
- the LOC101769376 gene encoding uncharacterized protein LOC101769376: protein MGSGNLLMKKVVKPSSFDLDIKFDQRWMEDVTCPICLDIPHNAVLLRCTSYEKGCRPFVCDTDQTRSNCLERFKVAHGIPVSVKVSSLAVAPLDSIHIISSNANNRPACPLCRGDVIGWFVIDEARLHLNQKKRCCEESSCSYAGNFHELQKHTQQKHPNSRPSEVDPARRVDWENLQQSSDIIDVLSTIHAQVPNGVVLGDYVIEYGDDEAGDEYEVYHRVRRNWWASCIFCKAFRRSSGGRRRARTRERRESGTRSSNRSSQESLTLEVPSRSVDIREIRFDEIDDEYIVTGAMPRVAGSRRMAGHYRDPRFRHRRSHM from the exons ATGGGTTCTGGGAATTTGTTGATGAAGAAGGTGGTAAAGCCCAGCTCCTTTGATCTGGACATAAAATTCGATCAGAGATGGATGGAGGATGTTACTTGCCCTATCTGTCTTGATATCCCTCACAATGCAGTCTTACTGAGGTGCACCTCATATGAGAAGGGTTGTAGACCATTCGTATGTGACACAGATCAGACACGTTCAAACTGTCTTGAGAGGTTCAAAGTTGCTCATGGGATACCAGTCAGTGTGAAAGTCTCATCTCTTGCTGTGGCTCCCCTTGATAGCATTCATATCATTTCGTCTAATGCAAATAACCGCCCAGCCTGCCCATTGTGCAGAGGTGATGTGATTGGGTGGTTTGTTATTGATGAGGCTCGCTTGCATCTTAACCAGAAGAAAAGATGCTGTGAAGAGAGTTCCTGCTCATATGCTGGTAACTTCCATGAACTTCAGAAGCACACCCAACAAAAACATCCAAATTCACGCCCTTCAGAGGTTGATCCTGCTCGCCGGGTTGATTGGGAGAATTTGCAGCAGTCTTCTGATATAATAGATGTTTTGAGCACAATACATGCACAGGTTCCTAATGGTGTAGTCTTGGGAGATTATGTCATCGAGTATGGGGATGATGAAGCTGGAGATGAGTATGAAGTTTACCACAGGGTTAGAAGGAACTGGTGGGCATCCTGTATTTTTTGCAAGGCTTTCCGCAGATCTTCAGGAGGCCGAAGAAGGGCAAGAACAAGGGAAAGGAGAGAGAGTGGAACGAGGAGCAGCAATAGATCTAGTCAAGAAAGCCTTACCCTTGAAGTGCCATCTAGATCTGTTGACATAAGAGAAATCAGATTTGATGAAATTGATGATGAATATATAGTTACTGGGGCCATGCCTAGGGTTGCGGGGTCAAGGAGAATGGCTGGTCATTACAG GGATCCCAGGTTCAGACACCGACGTTCACACATGTAG
- the LOC101770575 gene encoding putative adagio-like protein 2: MEWDSDSDGGVGGDDEEEEEEEVRIGGGEGGASPGFALAIEGVLGACGMVVSDALEPDFPIIYVNRGFEDATGYRAEEVLGRNCRFLQCRGPFAQRRHPLVDTAVVSGIRRCLEEGTEFQGDLLNFRKDGSPYMAKLQITPIYGDDDMITHYMGIQFFNDSNVDLGPSPGSVTKELARSTWIAPDNTPPPTSVGKGNFWEHSSLFLLSDEVLCQKILSKLSPRDIAAVNSVCKRLYHMTKNDDLWRMVCQNAWGGEATRALEIVAGSRNLAWGRLARELTTLESVAWRKLTIGGTVEPSRCNFSACAVGNRVVLFGGEGVNMQPMNDTFVLDLSASKPEWRHINVSSAPPGRWGHTLSCLNGSRLILFGGCGGQGLLNDVFILDLDAQHPTWREIPGIAPPVPRSWHSSCTVDGTKLVVSGGCADSGVLLSDTYLLDVTMEKPVWREIPASWTPPSRLGHSLSVYDGKKILMFGGLAKSGPLRLRSSDVFTLDLSDDNPSWRCITGSGMPGAGNPAGVGPPPRLDHVAVSLPGGRVLIFGGSVAGLHSASQLHLLDPAEEKPTWRILNVPGRPPRFAWGHSTCVVGGTKAIVLGGQTGEEWTLTEIHELSLISSLVSR, from the exons ATGGAGTGGGACAGCGactccgacggcggcgtcggcggggatgatgaggaggaggaagaggaggaggtccGGATCGGGGGCGGGGAGGGGGGCGCGTCCCCGGGGTTCGCGCTGGCCATCGAGGGCGTGCTGGGGGCGTGCGGGATGGTGGTCTCCGACGCGCTCGAGCCCGACTTCCCCATCATCTACGTCAACCGCGGGTTCGAGGACGCCACCGGGTACCGCGCCGAGGAGGTGCTCGGGAGGAACTG CCGGTTTTTACAATGCAGAGGACCATTTGCTCAGAGGAGACATCCCCTTGTTGATACTGCAGTCGTTTCTGGGATTCGGAGATGTTTAGAGGAAGGGACTGAGTTCCAGGGTGATCTGTTGAATTTTAGAAAAGATGGTTCCCCTTACATGGCAAAGCTGCAAATAACACCCATATACGGAGATGATGACATGATAACACACTATATGGGCATTCAGTTTTTCAATGATTCCAATGTGGATTTGGGGCCCTCGCCTGGCTCTGTAACAAAGGAACTTGCGAGATCTACATGGATTGCACCAGATAACACTCCCCCACCGACCTCAGTGGGCAAGGGTAATTTCTGGGAACATTCTAGTCTCTTCCTACTGAGTGATGAGGTACTGTGCCAGAAGATCCTGTCAAAACTGTCACCCAGGGATATAGCAGCTGTAAACTCTGTTTGTAAGCGACTGTATCACATGACGAAGAATGATGACCTTTGGAGGATGGTTTGTCAGAATGCATGGGGTGGTGAGGCTACTCGAGCCCTTGAGATTGTGGCAGGATCAAGAAATTTGGCATGGGGACGACTAGCGCGAGAGTTGACCACCCTGGAATCTGTTGCCTGGAGGAAATTGACAATCGGTGGCACAGTAGAGCCATCTCGCTGCAATTTCAGTGCTTGTGCTGTAGGCAACCGTGTTGTCCTTTTTGGTGGAGAGGGTGTTAACATGCAGCCGATGAATGATACTTTTGTTCTGGATTTGAGTGCCAGCAAGCCAGAATGGAGGCACATCAATGTGAGCTCAGCTCCTCCTGGTCGCTGGGGCCATACCTTATCATGCCTAAATGGATCACGGCTGATTCTGTTCGGTGGCTGTGGGGGGCAGGGGCTACTGAATGATGTCTTCATTTTGGATCTGGATGCACAGCATCCAACTTGGCGTGAGATTCCCGGCATTGCACCACCAGTGCCACGGTCGTGGCATAGCTCTTGCACAGTGGATGGTACAAAGCTGGTTGTTTCTGGTGGTTGTGCTGACTCTGGTGTTCTTCTCAGTGATACCTACCTCCTAGATGTTACAATGGAAAAACCTGTTTGGAGGGAAATACCTGCATCTTGGACTCCACCTTCTAGACTTGGGCATTCTCTCTCTGTTTATGACGGCAAGAAAATATTGATGTTCGGTGGTCTTGCTAAAAGTGGCCCTCTACGGCTCAGGTCTAGTGATGTGTTCACTCTAGATTTAAGTGATGACAACCCATCCTGGCGGTGCATCACTGGCAGTGGGATGCCAGGAGCTGGTAATCCTGCTGGAGTTGGCCCACCTCCTCGCCTTGATCATGTTGCGGTGAGCCTTCCTGGAGGAAGAGTTTTGATATTTGGTGGGTCTGTGGCAGGTCTTCACTCAGCTTCTCAGCTtcacctcctggatccagctgAAGAGAAGCCAACCTGGAGGATTCTGAATGTTCCAGGGCGGCCTCCACGGTTCGCCTGGGGCCACAGCACTTGTGTCGTCGGAGGAACAAAGGccatagttcttggaggacaaACTGGAGAAGAGTGGACGCTAACTGAAATACATGAGCTTTCTCTGATAAGCTCATTAGTTTCAAGATGA
- the LOC101768697 gene encoding endoglucanase 5 has protein sequence MSDVSGRFVVAAAVVAVSLAAAVASASAAAAAAHDYGDALSKSLLYFEAQRSGRLPYNQRVRWRGHSGLTDGLEQGVDLVGGYYDAGDHVKFGLPMAFTVTLLSWGVLEYGAGVAAAGELAHALQAIKWGTDYFVKAHTAPNELWAQVGDGDSDHYCWQRPEDMTTSRRAYKVDAENPGSEVAAETAAAMAAASAVFRRAGDAHYAHLLLHHAQQLFEFADKHRGRYDESVEVVKNYYPSSSGYQDELLWAALWLHRATGRRDYLDYAIANAEAFGGTGWAVSEFSWDIKYAGLQVLASELLVEAKERRLRLSSEELAVVEQLRSKAEYYVCSCMNRNPGGAEHNAGRTPAGLLFIRPWNNLQYASGAAFLLTVYSDVLTALGEPLRCGGDGAGEAGEVLEFARSQADYILGSNPMRTSYLVGYGGAYPRRVHHRAASSASYRHDRDFIGCLQGFDSWYSAGRENPHDLVGAVVGGPNGEDVFTDHRGAYMQTEACTYNTAPMVGVFSKLMQLEGQQPQRRRQPEAEASDEAPVEDL, from the exons ATGAGCGACGTCTCCGGCCGCTTCGtggtggccgcggcggtggtCGCCGtgtcgctggcggcggcggtggcgtcggcgtccgcggcggcggcggcggcgcacgactACGGCGACGCGCTGTCCAAGAGCCTGCTCTACTTCGAGGCGCAGCGGTCGGGGCGGCTGCCGTACAACCAGCGCGTGCGGTGGCGCGGCCACTCGGGGCTCACCGACGGCCTGGAGCAGGGGGTGGACCTCGTCGGCGGCTACTACGACGCCGGCGACCACGTCAAGTTCGGCCTCCCCATGGCGTTCACCGTCACCCTCCTCTCCTGGGGCGTCCTCGAGTacggcgccggcgtcgccgccgccggcgagctcgcgcACGCGCTGCAGGCCATCAAGTGGGGCACCGACTACTTCGTCAAGGCGCACACGGCGCCCAACGAGCTGTGGGCCcaggtcggcgacggcgactcCGACCACTACTGCTGGCAGCGGCCCGAGGACATGACCACGTCGCGCCGCGCATACAAGGTGGACGCCGAGAACCCCGGGTCCGAGGTCGCCGCCGAGACGgcagccgccatggccgccgcctccgccgtgttccggcgcgccggcgacgcgcACTACGCTCACCTGCTGCTCCACCACGCGCAGCAGCTGTTCGAGTTCGCCGACAAGCACAGGGGGCGCTACGACGAGAGCGTGGAGGTGGTCAAGAACTACTACCCGTCGTCGAGCGGGTACCAGGACGAGCTGCTGTGGGCGGCGCTCTGGCTGCACCGTGCCACCGGCCGCCGGGACTACCTCGACTACGCCATCGCCAACGCCGAGGCGTTCGGCGGCACCGGATGGGCCGTCTCCGAGTTCAGCTGGGACATCAAGTACGCCGGACTCCAGGTCCTGGCATCCGAG CTGCTGGTGGAGGCGAAggagcggcggctgcggctgagCTCGGAGGAGCTCGCGGTGGTGGAGCAGCTCCGGTCGAAGGCGGAGTACTACGTGTGCTCGTGCATGAACCGGAaccccggcggcgccgagcaCAACGCCGGCCGCACCCCGGCGGGTCTCCTCTTCATCCGCCCCTGGAACAACCTCCAGTACGCCTCCGGCGCCGCTTTCCTCCTCACCGTCTACTCCGACGTGCTCACCGCCCTCGGCGAGCCCCtccgctgcggcggcgacggcgccggcgaggccggcgaggtGCTGGAGTTCGCCAGGTCCCAGGCCGACTACATCCTGGGCAGCAACCCAATGCGCACGAGCTACCTGGTCGGGTACGGCGGCGCGTACCCGCGGCGGGTGCACCACCGGGCGGCGTCGAGCGCATCGTACCGGCACGACAGGGACTTCATCGGGTGCCTGCAGGGGTTCGACTCGTGGTACAGCGCGGGGCGGGAGAACCCGCAcgacctcgtcggcgccgtcgtcggcggGCCCAACGGCGAGGACGTCTTCACCGACCACCGCGGCGCGTACATGCAGACGGAGGCGTGCACCTACAACACCGCGCCCATGGTCGGGGTCTTCTCCAAGCTCATGCAGCTTGAGGGCCAgcagccgcagcggcggcggcagccggaggcggaggcgtcCGACGAGGCGCCGGTGGAGGATCTCTGA